The Arthrobacter zhaoxinii sequence GGGTTATAGCTCCAGGAAGCGCCGGTGCGGTTGTCCTGGACGGCGACGGAGAAGTCCGCCCCGGTGTCCGCGGCCACCTGTTCAAGCTCGGCGGCAAGCGGGTCGGGCGGAGGCGCCGGTTGAACGGCACTGTCCTCGGGATCCGTCCCGGCCGGCTCCGTCACCGGGGCGTCCTCCGGCCCTGCGCAGCCCGCCAGCAGGAGCAGCCCGGCCAGCATCGAGCAGACGGTCTTCCGCGTCTTTAATGACTCAGTCATTAACCCCTTTGTCCTGTTCCGCCTTCTTTCTTTTCTTCCCTCGAGTGGAGGTCCTCTGGCTTAAACGACAAAAAACCGCCGTTACCTCCCGCATGTGCGGAAAGTAACGACGGTTGATCTTGTGGGTCCTACCGGGATCGAACCGATGACATCCACGGTGTAAACGTGGCGCTCTACCAGCTGAGCTAAAGACCCGAATCATGGTGCCGGGACGCCGCGGAAAGTTCTCCACGGCCCTGCATCACGAGGAACTACATTACCCCAGAATCGGGACGGATGCCTAATCGGTGCTTCCGGGGGTCCCTGCCGGCAGGTCAGGGAGGTTTTCCGCCAGCCAGGTCAGGGCGGTGCTGACGCCCATGTCGATCTTCAGGGTAGCCAGCGGATCCCCGCGGGTGGTGCCCCGGTTGATGATGACCACCGGCTTGCCGGCCTTTACGGCGTACCGGACAAAGCGGAGGCCGCTCATCACCGTCAGGGAGGAGCCCGCCACCAGGAGGGCACCGGCGTCGTCCACCACCGCATAGGCGCGGGCCACCCTGTCCTTCGGGACGTTTTCCCCGAAGTACACGAAGTCGGGTTTGAGCATCCCGCCGCAGACCGGGCAGTCGGCCACCAAGAAGTCATCGGTATCGGCGATGTCCGCGTCGGCGTCCGGGGCGATTCCGCCGTCCAGACGTACCCGGTCGAGGTAGCCGGGGTTCAGCTCCTGCAGCAGCTCGGCAACCTCGGAGCGGGAGAACCCGGAGCGGCAGTTCAGGCACACCACGCGGTCGTAGCGCCCGTGCAGGTCGATGACACTGACACTGCCGGCGTCCGTGTGCAGCCGGTCCACGTTCTGGGTGATCAGGCCGGACAGCAGTCCCCGCCGTTCCAGTTCCGCCGCCGCCGCGTGGCCGGGGTTGGGCACGGCATGGCGCAGATGGTGCCAGCCGATGTGGTTGCGCGCCCAGTACCGCCGCCGGAGGTCCGCATCCGAGACGAACTGCTGATAGGTCAGCGGGTTGCGCGGCGGCGCGTCGGGGCCCCGGTAATCGGGAATGCCGGAGTCGGTACTCAACCCTGCCCCGGTCAGCAGCGCCAGCCGCTGTCCGCCCAGATAACCGGCGGCGCGCCCGAGCAGCCGCAGTTCCTCCTCCGTGGGCGCCGGAACGGAGTCGAGCGCCCGGCCCCTGGCGAAGCCCGTAAGGCCGAGGCCCGGGCGGGAGTCCTTTGGTTCTGGCTGTTCGCTCACAGTTCCTCCAAAGCAGCGCGGTACTGCTCGAGCGGGCGGGCGGCGCCGGGCTCGGAGCGGATACAGGCACGGAGCATTCCCTGCCCGTCAATGACGAAGCTGGCACGCTGCGCCAGGCCTAAACGCTCGTCAAAGGCCCCGAACGCCCTGGCCGTGGCTCCGTGGGGCCAGAAATCGGACAGCAGGTCGAAACCGAAGCCTTCCTGCTCCCCCCACGCCCGCAGCGTGTATTTCGAATCACAGGACACCGCCAGAAGGCGCACGCCGGCGTCGTCAAACAGCGCCCGTTCGGCCTCCAGCTCGGCTAGTTCACCGCGGCACACCTGGGAGAACGCAAAAGGAAAAAAGACCAGCACGACGCCGGAGCCCCGCAGGCCTTCCAGCCGAACAGCCTCGCCAAACTGGTTGGGGAGGCAGAAATCCGGAACAGCAGCACCTGCCGTGGGCAGGTGCGCAGTCACTTCTTGCGTCGGCTCACCAGGCGCGTAGCGGCCCAGTCCTCGGTGACTCCCGGAGACGTCGTGACGTGCAGTCCCGCAGTGGGGGCCGCTTCCTCGATGTCGGCGGGGGGAACGTAGCCGTCCCGTCCGGACTTCGGGGTCAGGACCCAGACCACGCCGCCGTCGTCGAGCGTGGTCAGCGAATCGACCAGCGCATCCACGAGGTCGCCGTCGTCGGCACGCCACCAGAGGATGACGCCGTCCACTACATCGTGGTCGTCTTCGGTCAGCAGCTCGCCGCCGATGAGGTCCTCGAGGTCCTCGCGGAAGTCGAAGTCCACATCCTCGTCGTAGCCGTACTCCTGGACCAGGTCACCGTCCTTGAAACCCAATCTGCTCGCCACGTTTTCCTCAGTGACGGCCTCGGCCTCGCTCACTTCACTCCTCCTGGTTGACTGCATAAATACAAGGGAATCACACATTTGCCTGATCTGCGCGGTCTCAGAGTCAACGAAACACCTAAACCCCGCCGGCATCAAGGGTTTTGGGGCTGTACGCCGTCAGCGATGACTTCCGTGCAGGCTACGCAACAACGGCGGCTCGGGACTACAGTGGAATGAAAGCAGGTTTGGGCGCCGAGGCGCGCATACGCGCAAGCGAAGATCCGGCGGACACCGGCCGGATCCCACAGAATAATGTCGCAGACACAATCTGTACATGAGAGAGGTTGGCCGTGGCCGCAGAAGACACAACGGACATCCTGAGCGGGTTAACAAACCAGCTACCGGACCGTGATCCTGAGGAAACCGCAGAATGGATCGAATCACTTGATGAACTGATCCGTTCGCAGGGCACTGAACGCGCACAGTACATTATGCGTTCGCTGCTCCAGCGTGCCGGTTCCCAGAGCGTGGGCGTGCCGATGGTAACCACCACCGACTACGTCAACACCATCCCGGTTGATCAGGAACCTGAATTCCCCGGCGACGAGGAAATCGAACGGCGATACCGCGCCTGGCTGCGGTGGAATGCCGCCATCATGGTGCACCGGGCCCAGCGCCCGGGAATCGGCGTCGGCGGACACATTTCCACGTACGCCGGAGCGGCAACCCTGTACGAAGTGGGCATGAACCACTTCTTCCGGGGCAAGGACCATCCGGGCGGCGGAGACCAGATTTATTTCCAGGGTCACGCTTCCCCCGGCATGTATGCCCGCGCCTTCCTTGAAGGCCGCCTGTCCGAAGAGGACATGGACGGCTTCCGCCAGGAGAAGTCCCGTGAGGGACACGCCCTGTCCTCCTACCCGCATCCGCGCAGCATGCCGGACTTCTGGGAGTTCCCGACGGTTTCCATGGGCATCGGCCCCATGAATGCCATCTACCAGGCGCAGTCCAACCGCTACCTGCAGAACCGCGGCATCAAGGACACCTCCGAACAGCACGTGTGGGCGTTCCTCGGCGACGGCGAAATGGACGAGCCGGAATCGCGCGGCCTGCTCCAGCTTGCCGCCAACGACAAGCTCGACAACCTGACCTTCGTCATCAACTGCAACCTGCAGCGCCTCGACGGTCCGGTCCGCGGCAACGGCAAGATCATGCAGGAACTGGAAGCCTTCTTCCGCGGAGCCGGCTGGAACGTCATCAAGGTTGTCTGGGGCCGCGAGTGGGATGACCTGCTTCAGCGCGACAAGGACGGCTCGCTGGTGGACATCATGAATGCCACCCCCGACGGCGACTACCAGACCTACAAGGCCGAGTCCGGCGGATTCGTGCGCGAGCACTTCTTCGGCAAGAGCCCGGAGACCAAGGAACTGGTTGCCAACCTGACCGACGAGGAAATCTGGAACCTCAAGCGCGGCGGCCACGACTACCGCAAGGTCTACGCCGCGTACAAGGCCGCCATGGAATTCAAGGGCGCCCCGACGGTCATCCTGGCCCACACGGTTAAGGGCTACGGCCTGGGCACGCACTTCGAGGGCCGCAACGCGACCCACCAGATGAAGAAGCTCACCCTCGACGATCTGAAGGCCTTCCGCGACCACCTGCGGATCCCGATCAGCGACGAGCAGCTCGAAGCCGATCCGTACCAGCCTCCGTACTACAACCCGGGAGCGGATGCCCCCGAGATCAAGTACATGCTGGAACGCCGCCGCGAGCTGGGCGGCAACGTCCCCGAGCGCCGGGTTCAGCACGAGCCGGTCCACCTTCCGGATGAGAAGGCCTACGAAGTAGCCAACCGCGGCTCCGGCAAGCAGCTGGCAGCCACCACCATGGCCTTCGTCCGCCTGCTCAAGGACCTGATGCGGGACAAGGAATTCGGCAAGCGCATTGTGCCGATCATTCCCGATGAGGCCCGAACCTTCGGCATGGACTCGTTCTTCCCCACGGCCAAGATCTACAACCCCAAGGGCCAGAACTACCTGTCCGTGGACCGGGACCTCGTCCTGGCCTACAAGGAGTCCCCGCAGGGCCAGATTGTGCACGTGGGTATCAACGAGGCAGGCTCGATCGCGGCATTCACCGCGGCAGGCACCTCCTACGCCACCCACGGCGAGCCGCTGATTCCGGTCTACGTGTTCTACTCGATGTTCGGCTTCCAGCGCACCGCCGACTACATCTGGGCGGCCACCGACCAGATGGCACGCGGATTCCTGATCTCGGCCACCGCCGGCCGCACCACCCTGACCGGTGAAGGCCTGCAGCACGCCGACGGCCACTCGCCGATCCTGGCCTCCACCAACCCCGCGGTGAAGACCTACGATCCGGCGTACGGCTACGAGATCGGACACATCATCCGGCACGGCCTCGAGGAGATGTACGGTCCGGATTCACAGGATCCGAACGTCATCTACAACCTCATGGTCTACAACGAGCCGATCCAGCAGCCCAAGGCCCCCGAGGACCTGGACGTGGAAGGCATCATCAAGGGCATCTACCTGCTGGCCCCGGCGAAAATCGACGGACCCCGCACCCAGCTGCTGGCCTCCGGCGTTGCCGTGCCGTGGGCACTGGAAGCCCAGAAGCTCCTGGCTGAGGACTGGGGTGTTTCGGCCGATGTCTGGTCCGTAACCTCCTGGAACGAACTCCGCCGCGACGGCCTTGCCGCCGAGGAGGAAGCCTTCCTGAATCCCGGCTCCGAGCCGCGGGTGCCGTTCGTGACCCAGCAGCTGGCCGGGGCAACCGGACCGATCGTTGCGTCCACGGACTACATGAAGGCCGTCCCGGACCAGATCCGCCAGTTCCTGCCGAACGAATTCGCCACCCTCGGTGCCGATGACTTCGGTTTCGCGGACACCCGTGCAGCTGCACGCCGGTACTTCAAGATCGACAGCCACTCGATGGTGGTGCGCGCACTCGAGATGCTCGCCCGCCGCGGTGAAGTCGACGCCAATGCCCCCAAGGAGGCAATGGAGAAGTACCACCTGCTGGACGTCAACGCCGGTACCAGCGGAAACGCCGGGGGCGACGCTTAAGCGTTCTGCCTCTCCACCGGGCTAAAGAAAAGGGAACCGCCGCATCTGCGGCGGTTCCCTTTTCTTTGCCTGAGGACCCCGGTGCGCCGCAGGTGGCAGCGGACATGACCCGGGGTTAAACCTCAGCTGCCCGCCTAGCCAACTTGTAGCCTTCACACAAAATAGCGGTTCACTCCCGCAGGCCGTAAGCTCGCAGGTATGCCAGTGCGTCCCCCTCAGTCCGCTGCCTCGGCACCCCCGGAAGCAGACCAGCCCACCGTCGAGCGCCTGAAAGCGAATATCGGCAGGCTTTCGACTGCCACCCTGCAGCAGCTGGACATCTCCCTGCCCTGGTACCGGGGCCTCCGCCCGGACGAGCGCTCCGCGCTGGGAATGGTCGCCCAGAAGGGCATCGCGTCCTTCGTGAACTGGTACCAGCGACCCGCCTCCCCCGCCTGGGTCCTCAGCGACGTCTTCGGCACCGCACCGACCGAGCTCACCCGCTCGATCAGCCTCCAGAAAGCACTGCAGCTGATCCGCGTGGTGGTCCAGGTCGTGGAGGACCGGGTGCCCGAACTGGCCGGCAGCGAGGTGCAGTCCAAGCTGCGCGAAGCGGTGCTGCGCTACTCGCGGGAAGTGGCCTTCGCCGCGGCGGATGTCTACGCCCGTGCGGCCGAAACCCGCGGAGCCTGGGACACCCGGCTCGAGGCACTTGTCGTGGATGCCATCCTGCGCGGCGAGAGTTCCGACGCACTGCGCTCCCGGATTGCCGCCGTCGGCTGGAGCTCGACAGCACCGGTGACCGTTATGGTCGGCGGCTCGCCGGCCGAAGCCAATGCCACCTTCGTGAACGAACTCCGCCGGGCCACGGGCCGGCTGGCCGAAGACACCCTCGTCGGAATCCAGGGCGAACGGCTGATCCTGGTCCTGGGCGGCCTGGAAGACAAGGCCTTCTCCTATACCCGCCTGTCCGAACTCTTCGGTCCGGGACCGGTGGTGTACGGCCCGCCCGCCCCGTCGCTCGTCGACGCCGGACCGTCCGCCCAGGCGGCGTTCGCCGGACTGACCGCCGCCCGCGCCTGGCCTGCCGCGCCCCGTCCGGTCGCGGCCGACGACCTGTGGCCCGAACGGGTGATGTCCGGCGACGACACTGCGCGCAAGGCCCTTGTTGAGAGCATCTACACGCCCCTGCTGGGCGCCTCCAACGGCCTGGCCGAGACCCTGAGCGCGTATCTGTCGCTCGGCCACTCCCTGGAGGCCACGGCACGTGAACTCTTTGTCCACGCCAACACGGTCCGCTACCGGCTGCGGCGCGTCTGCGACGTGACCGGCTGGGATCCGATGCTGCCGCGGGAAGCCTTCGTACTGCAGACCGCGCTCGTGGTCGGACGCCTGGCTCCGGCCGGAAAAGCGGTCCCGGAGAAGCCTGCGGCCCGCCTCTGACCCCTGCCCGGACACCGCCCCCGGCTTGTAGACTTCCTACAAAGCCGTCCGGGGAGCTTGGTCTACGCAAACACCCGGTCCCGTCCCCTATGTTTGGAAAGCTGTATACGTGCTTGCAATTGTCTGCCCCGGCCAGGGGTCCCAAACGCCAGGATTCCTCGCGCCGTGGCTTGAACTGCCCGGCGTGCGGGATCACCTCTCAGCGCTCAGCGACGTCGCCGGCCTGGACCTGATAGCCCACGGCACGGTCTCCGACGAGGACACCATCAAGGACACCGCCGTCGCGCAGCCGCTGATCGTGGCCGCCGGCCTCATGGCCGCCCGCCTGCTGCTGGACCCCGCGGCGCTGACTTCCTCCACCGTCCTGGCCGGCCACTCCGTCGGCGAAATCACCGCCTCGGCCATCGCCGGCGCGCTCCCGGAAAAGGATGCCCTGGTGTTCGTCCGGGAACGGGCCAACGCCATGGCCCGGGCCGCAGCGGTCGAACCCACCGGCATGAGTGCCATTCTCGGCGGGGACCCCGACGACGTCGCCGCCGTACTGGAAGCGGCCGGACTCACGGCAGCCAACGCGAACGGCGGCGGGCAGACCGTCGCAGCGGGAACGCACAACCAGCTCGAGGTCCTTACCGCAGCACCGCCGGCCAAGGCACGCGTCATCCCGCTGAAGGTCGCCGGCGCCTTCCACACGTCCCACATGGCACCGGCCGTCACCGTCCTGGAAGAACTGCGTCCGTCCCTGACGCCGCAGGCGCCGCTGGCCACGCTGCTGTCGAACCGCGACGGCGCCGCCGTGGTGTCCGGCGACGCGAACCTGGACAGCCTGATCGCCCAGGTGTCCCGCCCGGTCCGCTGGGACCTGTGCATGGAGA is a genomic window containing:
- a CDS encoding NAD-dependent protein deacetylase; its protein translation is MSEQPEPKDSRPGLGLTGFARGRALDSVPAPTEEELRLLGRAAGYLGGQRLALLTGAGLSTDSGIPDYRGPDAPPRNPLTYQQFVSDADLRRRYWARNHIGWHHLRHAVPNPGHAAAAELERRGLLSGLITQNVDRLHTDAGSVSVIDLHGRYDRVVCLNCRSGFSRSEVAELLQELNPGYLDRVRLDGGIAPDADADIADTDDFLVADCPVCGGMLKPDFVYFGENVPKDRVARAYAVVDDAGALLVAGSSLTVMSGLRFVRYAVKAGKPVVIINRGTTRGDPLATLKIDMGVSTALTWLAENLPDLPAGTPGSTD
- a CDS encoding peroxiredoxin, translating into MTAHLPTAGAAVPDFCLPNQFGEAVRLEGLRGSGVVLVFFPFAFSQVCRGELAELEAERALFDDAGVRLLAVSCDSKYTLRAWGEQEGFGFDLLSDFWPHGATARAFGAFDERLGLAQRASFVIDGQGMLRACIRSEPGAARPLEQYRAALEEL
- a CDS encoding DUF3052 domain-containing protein, with the protein product MSEAEAVTEENVASRLGFKDGDLVQEYGYDEDVDFDFREDLEDLIGGELLTEDDHDVVDGVILWWRADDGDLVDALVDSLTTLDDGGVVWVLTPKSGRDGYVPPADIEEAAPTAGLHVTTSPGVTEDWAATRLVSRRKK
- the aceE gene encoding pyruvate dehydrogenase (acetyl-transferring), homodimeric type, whose amino-acid sequence is MAVAAEDTTDILSGLTNQLPDRDPEETAEWIESLDELIRSQGTERAQYIMRSLLQRAGSQSVGVPMVTTTDYVNTIPVDQEPEFPGDEEIERRYRAWLRWNAAIMVHRAQRPGIGVGGHISTYAGAATLYEVGMNHFFRGKDHPGGGDQIYFQGHASPGMYARAFLEGRLSEEDMDGFRQEKSREGHALSSYPHPRSMPDFWEFPTVSMGIGPMNAIYQAQSNRYLQNRGIKDTSEQHVWAFLGDGEMDEPESRGLLQLAANDKLDNLTFVINCNLQRLDGPVRGNGKIMQELEAFFRGAGWNVIKVVWGREWDDLLQRDKDGSLVDIMNATPDGDYQTYKAESGGFVREHFFGKSPETKELVANLTDEEIWNLKRGGHDYRKVYAAYKAAMEFKGAPTVILAHTVKGYGLGTHFEGRNATHQMKKLTLDDLKAFRDHLRIPISDEQLEADPYQPPYYNPGADAPEIKYMLERRRELGGNVPERRVQHEPVHLPDEKAYEVANRGSGKQLAATTMAFVRLLKDLMRDKEFGKRIVPIIPDEARTFGMDSFFPTAKIYNPKGQNYLSVDRDLVLAYKESPQGQIVHVGINEAGSIAAFTAAGTSYATHGEPLIPVYVFYSMFGFQRTADYIWAATDQMARGFLISATAGRTTLTGEGLQHADGHSPILASTNPAVKTYDPAYGYEIGHIIRHGLEEMYGPDSQDPNVIYNLMVYNEPIQQPKAPEDLDVEGIIKGIYLLAPAKIDGPRTQLLASGVAVPWALEAQKLLAEDWGVSADVWSVTSWNELRRDGLAAEEEAFLNPGSEPRVPFVTQQLAGATGPIVASTDYMKAVPDQIRQFLPNEFATLGADDFGFADTRAAARRYFKIDSHSMVVRALEMLARRGEVDANAPKEAMEKYHLLDVNAGTSGNAGGDA
- a CDS encoding PucR family transcriptional regulator, with the protein product MPVRPPQSAASAPPEADQPTVERLKANIGRLSTATLQQLDISLPWYRGLRPDERSALGMVAQKGIASFVNWYQRPASPAWVLSDVFGTAPTELTRSISLQKALQLIRVVVQVVEDRVPELAGSEVQSKLREAVLRYSREVAFAAADVYARAAETRGAWDTRLEALVVDAILRGESSDALRSRIAAVGWSSTAPVTVMVGGSPAEANATFVNELRRATGRLAEDTLVGIQGERLILVLGGLEDKAFSYTRLSELFGPGPVVYGPPAPSLVDAGPSAQAAFAGLTAARAWPAAPRPVAADDLWPERVMSGDDTARKALVESIYTPLLGASNGLAETLSAYLSLGHSLEATARELFVHANTVRYRLRRVCDVTGWDPMLPREAFVLQTALVVGRLAPAGKAVPEKPAARL
- a CDS encoding ACP S-malonyltransferase, yielding MLAIVCPGQGSQTPGFLAPWLELPGVRDHLSALSDVAGLDLIAHGTVSDEDTIKDTAVAQPLIVAAGLMAARLLLDPAALTSSTVLAGHSVGEITASAIAGALPEKDALVFVRERANAMARAAAVEPTGMSAILGGDPDDVAAVLEAAGLTAANANGGGQTVAAGTHNQLEVLTAAPPAKARVIPLKVAGAFHTSHMAPAVTVLEELRPSLTPQAPLATLLSNRDGAAVVSGDANLDSLIAQVSRPVRWDLCMENMLAMGVTGLLELPPAGTLTGLARRGMKGVPTLALKSPEDLTAAREFIREHAGTAATTGEGNA